From one Rhodamnia argentea isolate NSW1041297 chromosome 1, ASM2092103v1, whole genome shotgun sequence genomic stretch:
- the LOC115738837 gene encoding probable pre-mRNA-splicing factor ATP-dependent RNA helicase DEAH4 isoform X2 has product MADRSSSLPDLPILQFEEKIAETVEKNPVVVIIGETGSGKSTQLSQILHRRGYTKSGIVGVTQPRRVAAVSVARRVAQELGVKLGEEVGYAIRFEDRTSERTRIKYLTDGVLLRESLSNPEFNEYSVIILDEAHERSLNTDILLGLMKRLVKIRSSNLRILITSATLDGNKVSKFFSDCPVLNVPGKLYPVEIVYSRERPTSYLESSLRTALKIHVQEPEGDVLIFMTGQDDIDKLVSKLEDEVRSLEEGSCMDAIVLPLHGSLPPESQVRVFTPPPPNCRRFIVATNIAETSLTVDGVVYVIDSGYVKQRGYNPSTGMYSLDVVQVSKVQADQRAGRAGRTRPGKCYRLYPSIVYQDELPDVTVPEIQRSSLAGSVLYLKSLDLSDIDILRFDFLDSPSHDSLEDALKQLYLIDAIDEDGSITSIGRTMAELPLEPSLSRTLMEANEYGCLPQALTIAAVLSAETSLLPGRSKGTEKKRRHGPDLPDGSGLGDHIQLLQIYEEWDRNDYDIGWCKENNLQVRGMLFVKDVRKQLCQIMQKTVKGTLDVRTSKSRKERRDDYRNLRKALCAGYANQLAERMTLHNGYRTIGFKSQLVQVHPSSVLGTDEQGMYPDFVVYHELVTTSRPFMRNVSAVDMKWVVPILGKLEKVNVNKLSGGYSQIEEGNDGKIAILPKEDVSPDNVLPANESRIQAARERFLARKAKK; this is encoded by the exons ATGGCCGACCGATCGTCGTCACTCCCGGACCTGCCCATTCTCCAATTCGAAGAGAAGATAGCCGAAACAGTCGAGAAGAACCCGGTGGTGGTGATCATCGGCGAGACTGGTTCCGGAAAGAGCACGCAGCTCTCTCAGATCCTCCACCGCAGGGGCTACACCAAATCCGGCATCGTCGGGGTCACTCAGCCCCGCCGCGTCGCCGCCGTATCCGTTGCCAG ACGGGTGGCGCAAGAGCTTGGGGTCAAGCTTGGGGAGGAGGTGGGTTACGCCATCCGGTTCGAGGATAGGACTTCGGAGAGGACAAGAATcaa ATACCTTACTGATGGTGTACTTCTTCGTGAAAGTTTATCCAACCCAGAGTTTAATGAATATTCAGTTATAATATTGGATGAAGCCCATGAAAGGAGTTTAAATAC GGACATATTACTTGGGCTGATGAAGCGCTTAGTCAAGATCCGCTCATCCAATTTGAGGATTCTGATAACGTCGGCTACTCTTGATGGCAATAAAGTCTCTAAGTTTTTCTCAGATTGCCCGGTACTAAATGTTCCTGGAAAGTTATATCCAGTGGAAATAGTATACAGCAGAGAGCGTCCTACAAGCTATCTCGAGTCTTCTTTGAGAACGGCCCTCA AAATACATGTCCAGGAACCAGAAGGTGATGTCTTGATATTTATGACTGGACAG GATGATATAGATAAGTTGGTCTCCAAGTTGGAAGATGAAGTTCGAAGCCTAGAAGAAGGATCATGCATGGACGCCATTGTTCTACCCCTTCATGGTTCACTGCCCCCGGAATCACAG GTTCGAGTGTTCACTCCTCCACCTCCAAACTGTAGGCGATTTATTGTTGCTACCAATATTGCTGAGACTTCTTTAACTGTTGATGGAGTTGT GTATGTTATTGATTCTGGTTATGTGAAACAACGTGGATACAACCCATCCACTGGAATGTATTCCCTTGATGTTGTTCAAGTTAGCAA AGTGCAAGCTGACCAGCGTGCTGGACGTGCTGGAAGGACACGTCCTGGGAAGTGCTACCGATTATATCCATCCATAGTTTATCAAGATGAATTACCAGATGTAACAGTTCCCGAGATACAGAGATCTTCTCTTGCCGGCAGTGTTCTTTATCTGAAGTCGTTGGATCTTTCTGATATCGACATCcttagatttgattttcttgattctccTTCAC ATGATTCTTTGGAAGATGCTTTAAAGCAGTTATACCTTATCGATGCAATTGATGAAGATGGATCAATTACAAGCATTGGACGGACGATGGCCG AACTTCCTTTGGAGCCTTCACTCTCAAGAACATTGATGGAAGCTAATGAGTATGGTTGCTTACCCCAGGCTTTGACTATTGCTGCCGTGTTATCTGCAGAGACTTCTCTGCTTCCTGGTCGAAG CAAAGGTactgaaaagaagagaagacacGGTCCGGATCTTCCCGATGGATCTGGCCTGGGAGATCATATTCAATTGCTGCAAATTTATGAGGAGTGGGATAGAAATGATTATGATATTGGTTGGTGCAAGGAAAATAATTTACAG GTTCGGGGGATGCTGTTTGTCAAAGATGTTCGGAAGCAGTTATGCCAGATAATGCAAAAAACAGTAAAAG GAACACTAGATGTGCGGACATCTAAAAGTAGGAAGGAGAGAAGGGATGATTATAGGAACTTGAGGAAGGCTCTATGTGCAGGTTATGCAAATCAGCTTGCAGAAAGAATGACTCTCCACAACGGATATCGTACAATAGGATTTAAATCCCAGCTAGTTCAG GTACATCCTTCCTCAGTGCTAGGGACAGATGAACAAGGAATGTACCCAGACTTTGTTGTCTACCATGAGTTGGTAACCACCTCACGCCCTTTCATGCGTAATGTATCTGCGGTAGACATGAAATGGGTTGTTCCCATTTTAGGGAAGCTCGAGAAAGTGAACGTCAATAAGCTGAG CGGAGGGTATAGTCAAATTGAGGAGGGAAATGATGGGAAAATAGCAATTTTGCCGAAGGAAGATGTCAGCCCAGATAATGTTCTGCCTGCCAATGAAAGCAGAATTCAGGCAGCGAGAGAACGTTTTCTTGCCCGGAAAGCCAAAAAATGA
- the LOC115738837 gene encoding probable pre-mRNA-splicing factor ATP-dependent RNA helicase DEAH4 isoform X3 — translation MADRSSSLPDLPILQFEEKIAETVEKNPVVVIIGETGSGKSTQLSQILHRRGYTKSGIVGVTQPRRVAAVSVARRVAQELGVKLGEEVGYAIRFEDRTSERTRIKYLTDGVLLRESLSNPEFNEYSVIILDEAHERSLNTDILLGLMKRLVKIRSSNLRILITSATLDGNKVSKFFSDCPVLNVPGKLYPVEIVYSRERPTSYLESSLRTALKIHVQEPEGDVLIFMTGQDDIDKLVSKLEDEVRSLEEGSCMDAIVLPLHGSLPPESQVRVFTPPPPNCRRFIVATNIAETSLTVDGVVYVIDSGYVKQRGYNPSTGMYSLDVVQVSKVQADQRAGRAGRTRPGKCYRLYPSIVYQDELPDVTVPEIQRSSLAGSVLYLKSLDLSDIDILRFDFLDSPSHDSLEDALKQLYLIDAIDEDGSITSIGRTMAELPLEPSLSRTLMEANEYGCLPQALTIAAVLSAETSLLPGRSKGTEKKRRHGPDLPDGSGLGDHIQLLQIYEEWDRNDYDIGWCKENNLQVRGMLFVKDVRKQLCQIMQKTVKGTSFLSARDR, via the exons ATGGCCGACCGATCGTCGTCACTCCCGGACCTGCCCATTCTCCAATTCGAAGAGAAGATAGCCGAAACAGTCGAGAAGAACCCGGTGGTGGTGATCATCGGCGAGACTGGTTCCGGAAAGAGCACGCAGCTCTCTCAGATCCTCCACCGCAGGGGCTACACCAAATCCGGCATCGTCGGGGTCACTCAGCCCCGCCGCGTCGCCGCCGTATCCGTTGCCAG ACGGGTGGCGCAAGAGCTTGGGGTCAAGCTTGGGGAGGAGGTGGGTTACGCCATCCGGTTCGAGGATAGGACTTCGGAGAGGACAAGAATcaa ATACCTTACTGATGGTGTACTTCTTCGTGAAAGTTTATCCAACCCAGAGTTTAATGAATATTCAGTTATAATATTGGATGAAGCCCATGAAAGGAGTTTAAATAC GGACATATTACTTGGGCTGATGAAGCGCTTAGTCAAGATCCGCTCATCCAATTTGAGGATTCTGATAACGTCGGCTACTCTTGATGGCAATAAAGTCTCTAAGTTTTTCTCAGATTGCCCGGTACTAAATGTTCCTGGAAAGTTATATCCAGTGGAAATAGTATACAGCAGAGAGCGTCCTACAAGCTATCTCGAGTCTTCTTTGAGAACGGCCCTCA AAATACATGTCCAGGAACCAGAAGGTGATGTCTTGATATTTATGACTGGACAG GATGATATAGATAAGTTGGTCTCCAAGTTGGAAGATGAAGTTCGAAGCCTAGAAGAAGGATCATGCATGGACGCCATTGTTCTACCCCTTCATGGTTCACTGCCCCCGGAATCACAG GTTCGAGTGTTCACTCCTCCACCTCCAAACTGTAGGCGATTTATTGTTGCTACCAATATTGCTGAGACTTCTTTAACTGTTGATGGAGTTGT GTATGTTATTGATTCTGGTTATGTGAAACAACGTGGATACAACCCATCCACTGGAATGTATTCCCTTGATGTTGTTCAAGTTAGCAA AGTGCAAGCTGACCAGCGTGCTGGACGTGCTGGAAGGACACGTCCTGGGAAGTGCTACCGATTATATCCATCCATAGTTTATCAAGATGAATTACCAGATGTAACAGTTCCCGAGATACAGAGATCTTCTCTTGCCGGCAGTGTTCTTTATCTGAAGTCGTTGGATCTTTCTGATATCGACATCcttagatttgattttcttgattctccTTCAC ATGATTCTTTGGAAGATGCTTTAAAGCAGTTATACCTTATCGATGCAATTGATGAAGATGGATCAATTACAAGCATTGGACGGACGATGGCCG AACTTCCTTTGGAGCCTTCACTCTCAAGAACATTGATGGAAGCTAATGAGTATGGTTGCTTACCCCAGGCTTTGACTATTGCTGCCGTGTTATCTGCAGAGACTTCTCTGCTTCCTGGTCGAAG CAAAGGTactgaaaagaagagaagacacGGTCCGGATCTTCCCGATGGATCTGGCCTGGGAGATCATATTCAATTGCTGCAAATTTATGAGGAGTGGGATAGAAATGATTATGATATTGGTTGGTGCAAGGAAAATAATTTACAG GTTCGGGGGATGCTGTTTGTCAAAGATGTTCGGAAGCAGTTATGCCAGATAATGCAAAAAACAGTAAAAG GTACATCCTTCCTCAGTGCTAGGGACAGATGA
- the LOC115738837 gene encoding probable pre-mRNA-splicing factor ATP-dependent RNA helicase DEAH4 isoform X1 — protein sequence MADRSSSLPDLPILQFEEKIAETVEKNPVVVIIGETGSGKSTQLSQILHRRGYTKSGIVGVTQPRRVAAVSVARRVAQELGVKLGEEVGYAIRFEDRTSERTRIKYLTDGVLLRESLSNPEFNEYSVIILDEAHERSLNTDILLGLMKRLVKIRSSNLRILITSATLDGNKVSKFFSDCPVLNVPGKLYPVEIVYSRERPTSYLESSLRTALKIHVQEPEGDVLIFMTGQDDIDKLVSKLEDEVRSLEEGSCMDAIVLPLHGSLPPESQVRVFTPPPPNCRRFIVATNIAETSLTVDGVVYVIDSGYVKQRGYNPSTGMYSLDVVQVSKVQADQRAGRAGRTRPGKCYRLYPSIVYQDELPDVTVPEIQRSSLAGSVLYLKSLDLSDIDILRFDFLDSPSHDSLEDALKQLYLIDAIDEDGSITSIGRTMAELPLEPSLSRTLMEANEYGCLPQALTIAAVLSAETSLLPGRSKGTEKKRRHGPDLPDGSGLGDHIQLLQIYEEWDRNDYDIGWCKENNLQVRGMLFVKDVRKQLCQIMQKTVKGTLDVRTSKSRKERRDDYRNLRKALCAGYANQLAERMTLHNGYRTIGFKSQLVQVHPSSVLGTDEQGMYPDFVVYHELVTTSRPFMRNVSAVDMKWVVPILGKLEKVNVNKLSSGGYSQIEEGNDGKIAILPKEDVSPDNVLPANESRIQAARERFLARKAKK from the exons ATGGCCGACCGATCGTCGTCACTCCCGGACCTGCCCATTCTCCAATTCGAAGAGAAGATAGCCGAAACAGTCGAGAAGAACCCGGTGGTGGTGATCATCGGCGAGACTGGTTCCGGAAAGAGCACGCAGCTCTCTCAGATCCTCCACCGCAGGGGCTACACCAAATCCGGCATCGTCGGGGTCACTCAGCCCCGCCGCGTCGCCGCCGTATCCGTTGCCAG ACGGGTGGCGCAAGAGCTTGGGGTCAAGCTTGGGGAGGAGGTGGGTTACGCCATCCGGTTCGAGGATAGGACTTCGGAGAGGACAAGAATcaa ATACCTTACTGATGGTGTACTTCTTCGTGAAAGTTTATCCAACCCAGAGTTTAATGAATATTCAGTTATAATATTGGATGAAGCCCATGAAAGGAGTTTAAATAC GGACATATTACTTGGGCTGATGAAGCGCTTAGTCAAGATCCGCTCATCCAATTTGAGGATTCTGATAACGTCGGCTACTCTTGATGGCAATAAAGTCTCTAAGTTTTTCTCAGATTGCCCGGTACTAAATGTTCCTGGAAAGTTATATCCAGTGGAAATAGTATACAGCAGAGAGCGTCCTACAAGCTATCTCGAGTCTTCTTTGAGAACGGCCCTCA AAATACATGTCCAGGAACCAGAAGGTGATGTCTTGATATTTATGACTGGACAG GATGATATAGATAAGTTGGTCTCCAAGTTGGAAGATGAAGTTCGAAGCCTAGAAGAAGGATCATGCATGGACGCCATTGTTCTACCCCTTCATGGTTCACTGCCCCCGGAATCACAG GTTCGAGTGTTCACTCCTCCACCTCCAAACTGTAGGCGATTTATTGTTGCTACCAATATTGCTGAGACTTCTTTAACTGTTGATGGAGTTGT GTATGTTATTGATTCTGGTTATGTGAAACAACGTGGATACAACCCATCCACTGGAATGTATTCCCTTGATGTTGTTCAAGTTAGCAA AGTGCAAGCTGACCAGCGTGCTGGACGTGCTGGAAGGACACGTCCTGGGAAGTGCTACCGATTATATCCATCCATAGTTTATCAAGATGAATTACCAGATGTAACAGTTCCCGAGATACAGAGATCTTCTCTTGCCGGCAGTGTTCTTTATCTGAAGTCGTTGGATCTTTCTGATATCGACATCcttagatttgattttcttgattctccTTCAC ATGATTCTTTGGAAGATGCTTTAAAGCAGTTATACCTTATCGATGCAATTGATGAAGATGGATCAATTACAAGCATTGGACGGACGATGGCCG AACTTCCTTTGGAGCCTTCACTCTCAAGAACATTGATGGAAGCTAATGAGTATGGTTGCTTACCCCAGGCTTTGACTATTGCTGCCGTGTTATCTGCAGAGACTTCTCTGCTTCCTGGTCGAAG CAAAGGTactgaaaagaagagaagacacGGTCCGGATCTTCCCGATGGATCTGGCCTGGGAGATCATATTCAATTGCTGCAAATTTATGAGGAGTGGGATAGAAATGATTATGATATTGGTTGGTGCAAGGAAAATAATTTACAG GTTCGGGGGATGCTGTTTGTCAAAGATGTTCGGAAGCAGTTATGCCAGATAATGCAAAAAACAGTAAAAG GAACACTAGATGTGCGGACATCTAAAAGTAGGAAGGAGAGAAGGGATGATTATAGGAACTTGAGGAAGGCTCTATGTGCAGGTTATGCAAATCAGCTTGCAGAAAGAATGACTCTCCACAACGGATATCGTACAATAGGATTTAAATCCCAGCTAGTTCAG GTACATCCTTCCTCAGTGCTAGGGACAGATGAACAAGGAATGTACCCAGACTTTGTTGTCTACCATGAGTTGGTAACCACCTCACGCCCTTTCATGCGTAATGTATCTGCGGTAGACATGAAATGGGTTGTTCCCATTTTAGGGAAGCTCGAGAAAGTGAACGTCAATAAGCTGAG CAGCGGAGGGTATAGTCAAATTGAGGAGGGAAATGATGGGAAAATAGCAATTTTGCCGAAGGAAGATGTCAGCCCAGATAATGTTCTGCCTGCCAATGAAAGCAGAATTCAGGCAGCGAGAGAACGTTTTCTTGCCCGGAAAGCCAAAAAATGA